A region from the uncultured Stenotrophomonas sp. genome encodes:
- a CDS encoding Peptidase S9 prolyl oligopeptidase active site domain protein, which yields MPRFLPLSLLLLAAVGGAHAAPTPITIEQAMADPDWIGPPVESAWWSWNGQQVEYTLKRQGSPVRDTFRQPVNGSAAQQVADDQRGTLDAAKRTYDRQRRRMAFVRNGDVFVRDLRSGVLTQLTRGNERASDVAFASDGGVLWNVGNNWYHWNAGNGATALVAQLKAEKNPADAPKADVLRDQQMHTLETLRRDRAQREALREQGERWRQSDPTRAPGPVYLGADVEIVDSALSPDATHLIVVTKPKGFDEGRGGKMPLYVTESGYEESEDTRERVGRNGFAPHALWLANAATGEVKPLSLDALPGIATDPLAALRKAAGKEPLKGGRSVQVMGDFMGGGILWNADGNQAAVMLRANDNKDRWIVGVDVGGRLQNRHRLTDPGWINWSFNDFGWMDDGRTLWLLSEESGWSHLYTQSGSGKPHALTGGKWETSAPVLAADGKGFFFLCNQQAPHDYEVCSVDAAGGQVRELTDLNGVDDFSLSPDGSQLLVRHSSAYLPPQLAVVPATGGSARVLTDTRSAEFKARQWVQPQLVAVPSQHGAGHVWAKYYGPAHKEPGKKYPIVMFVHGAGYLQNVHQRYPAYFREQMFHNLLVQQGYIVLDMDYRGSEGYGRDWRTAIYRNMGHPELEDYQDGLDWLVREQQGDRDHAGIYGGSYGGFMTFMALYRAPGTFKAGAALRPVGDWHQYNHGYTSNILNTPDIDPEAYRVSSPIEYADGLQDHLLIAHGMIDDNVFFQDSVNMTQRLIELRKDNWSIAPYPLERHGFTRADSWLDEYKRILKLFEENLK from the coding sequence ATGCCCAGATTCCTGCCTTTGTCCCTGCTGCTGTTGGCCGCCGTCGGTGGCGCCCATGCCGCGCCCACGCCGATCACCATCGAACAGGCAATGGCCGACCCGGACTGGATCGGGCCGCCGGTGGAATCGGCGTGGTGGTCGTGGAACGGCCAGCAGGTCGAGTACACGCTCAAGCGCCAGGGCAGCCCGGTGCGCGATACCTTCCGCCAGCCGGTGAACGGCAGTGCGGCGCAGCAGGTCGCCGACGACCAGCGCGGCACGCTGGATGCGGCCAAACGCACCTATGACCGCCAGCGCCGGCGCATGGCCTTTGTGCGCAATGGCGACGTGTTCGTGCGCGACCTTCGCAGCGGCGTGCTGACCCAGCTCACCCGCGGCAACGAGCGCGCCTCGGACGTGGCGTTCGCCAGCGATGGCGGCGTGCTGTGGAACGTCGGCAACAACTGGTACCACTGGAATGCGGGCAATGGCGCGACCGCGCTGGTCGCCCAGCTCAAGGCCGAGAAGAACCCCGCCGACGCGCCCAAGGCCGACGTGCTGCGCGACCAGCAGATGCACACGCTGGAAACCCTGCGCCGCGACCGCGCCCAGCGCGAGGCCCTGCGCGAGCAGGGCGAGCGCTGGCGCCAGAGCGACCCGACCCGCGCGCCGGGCCCGGTCTACCTTGGTGCCGACGTGGAGATCGTGGACAGCGCGCTCTCGCCCGACGCCACCCACCTGATCGTGGTGACCAAGCCCAAGGGCTTCGACGAGGGCCGCGGCGGCAAGATGCCGCTGTACGTCACCGAATCCGGCTACGAGGAGAGCGAGGACACCCGCGAGCGCGTCGGCCGCAACGGCTTCGCGCCGCATGCGCTGTGGCTGGCCAACGCCGCGACGGGCGAGGTCAAGCCACTGTCGCTGGACGCCCTGCCCGGCATCGCCACCGATCCGCTGGCCGCGCTGCGCAAGGCCGCCGGCAAGGAGCCGCTGAAGGGCGGCCGCAGCGTGCAGGTGATGGGCGACTTCATGGGCGGCGGCATCCTGTGGAACGCGGACGGCAACCAGGCCGCGGTGATGCTGCGCGCCAACGACAACAAGGACCGCTGGATCGTCGGCGTCGATGTCGGTGGCCGCTTGCAGAACCGCCACCGCCTCACCGACCCCGGCTGGATCAACTGGAGCTTCAACGACTTCGGCTGGATGGACGATGGCCGCACGCTGTGGCTGCTGTCCGAGGAAAGCGGCTGGTCGCACCTGTACACGCAATCGGGCAGCGGCAAGCCGCACGCGCTGACCGGTGGCAAGTGGGAAACCTCCGCGCCGGTGCTTGCGGCGGACGGCAAGGGCTTCTTCTTCCTGTGCAACCAGCAGGCCCCGCACGACTACGAGGTGTGCAGCGTCGATGCCGCCGGCGGGCAGGTGCGCGAGTTGACCGACCTGAACGGCGTCGACGATTTCTCGCTCTCGCCCGACGGCAGCCAGCTGCTGGTGCGCCATTCCAGTGCCTACCTGCCGCCGCAACTGGCGGTGGTGCCGGCCACCGGCGGCAGCGCGCGCGTGCTCACCGACACCCGCAGCGCCGAATTCAAGGCGCGCCAATGGGTCCAGCCGCAGCTGGTAGCGGTGCCGTCGCAGCATGGCGCGGGCCACGTCTGGGCCAAGTACTACGGCCCCGCGCACAAGGAACCGGGGAAGAAGTACCCGATCGTGATGTTCGTGCACGGCGCCGGCTACCTGCAGAACGTGCACCAGCGCTACCCCGCCTACTTCCGCGAGCAGATGTTCCACAACCTGCTGGTGCAGCAGGGCTACATCGTGCTGGACATGGATTACCGCGGCAGCGAGGGTTACGGCCGCGACTGGCGCACCGCCATCTACCGCAACATGGGCCACCCGGAGCTGGAGGACTACCAGGACGGGCTGGACTGGCTGGTGCGCGAGCAGCAGGGCGACCGCGACCACGCCGGCATCTACGGCGGCTCCTACGGCGGCTTCATGACCTTCATGGCGCTGTACCGCGCACCCGGCACGTTCAAGGCCGGCGCCGCGCTGCGCCCGGTCGGCGACTGGCACCAGTACAACCACGGCTACACCAGCAACATCCTCAACACCCCGGACATCGACCCGGAGGCGTACCGCGTGTCCTCGCCGATCGAATACGCCGACGGCCTGCAGGACCACCTGCTGATCGCCCATGGCATGATCGACGACAACGTGTTCTTCCAGGATTCGGTCAACATGACCCAGCGCCTGATCGAGCTGCGCAAGGACAACTGGTCGATCGCGCCATACCCGCTGGAGCGCCACGGCTTCACCCGCGCCGACTCCTGGCTGGACGAGTACAAGCGCATCCTCAAGCTGTTCGAGGAAAACCTGAAATGA
- a CDS encoding NUDIX hydrolase — protein MTSPIRIVTAVILDAAGRVLVVRKHGSDTFIQPGGKREAGEEPLQTLARELREELGVALRESSARALGTFEENAVNEPGRRVQGAAFLVEVEGTPRVQAEIAELAWIPLQAPHGVKLAPLSERHILPAARAGR, from the coding sequence ATGACCTCCCCCATCCGCATCGTCACCGCGGTGATCCTCGACGCCGCCGGCCGCGTGCTGGTGGTGCGCAAGCACGGCTCGGACACCTTCATCCAGCCCGGCGGCAAGCGCGAGGCCGGCGAGGAGCCACTGCAGACGCTGGCGCGCGAACTGCGCGAGGAGCTGGGCGTGGCCCTGCGCGAAAGCAGCGCGCGGGCGCTGGGCACGTTCGAGGAAAACGCCGTCAACGAACCGGGCCGGCGCGTGCAGGGCGCCGCCTTCCTCGTCGAAGTTGAAGGCACGCCACGCGTGCAGGCCGAGATTGCCGAGCTTGCGTGGATTCCGCTGCAGGCACCGCACGGCGTGAAGCTGGCACCGTTGAGCGAACGCCACATCCTGCCGGCGGCACGGGCCGGCAGGTAG
- a CDS encoding conserved membrane hypothetical protein (Evidence 4 : Homologs of previously reported genes of unknown function): MNPPLPPRSTAAAFVDATAKLSLLMAGLSVLWCLLQLLLATLLDRFDPAGWLQRQYLPVPPALEWALRHALALSLATLLLALAFAAVSWALLRHRAWGRRGFIVFLVAVAVANFAMLPLLDGMFDAMQAMLPAEFLTTAQGREAVLQIRSGRWVALASAGITALAFAALHGWLVLRLCRPDVRALFR; encoded by the coding sequence ATGAATCCACCTTTGCCACCCCGCAGCACCGCCGCGGCGTTCGTCGATGCCACCGCAAAGCTGTCGCTGCTGATGGCCGGCCTGTCCGTGCTCTGGTGCCTGCTGCAGCTGCTGCTGGCCACGCTGCTGGACCGGTTCGACCCCGCCGGCTGGCTGCAGCGGCAATACCTGCCGGTGCCGCCGGCGCTGGAGTGGGCGTTGCGCCACGCGCTGGCGCTGAGCCTGGCGACGCTGCTGCTGGCGCTGGCCTTCGCCGCGGTGTCGTGGGCGCTGCTGCGCCATCGCGCGTGGGGCCGCCGGGGCTTCATCGTGTTCCTCGTCGCCGTGGCCGTGGCCAACTTCGCCATGCTGCCGCTGCTCGACGGCATGTTCGATGCGATGCAGGCGATGCTGCCGGCCGAATTCCTCACCACGGCGCAGGGCCGCGAGGCCGTGTTGCAGATACGCAGTGGGCGCTGGGTCGCGCTGGCCAGTGCCGGCATCACCGCGCTGGCCTTCGCCGCCCTGCACGGCTGGCTGGTGCTCAGGCTGTGCCGGCCGGACGTGCGCGCCCTGTTCCGCTGA
- the hemF gene encoding coproporphyrinogen III oxidase (Evidence 2a : Function of homologous gene experimentally demonstrated in an other organism; PubMedId : 12975365, 4567136, 8300522; Product type e : enzyme), whose translation MNDFDRVRDYLTGLQDRICSAIEQADGQARFAEDNWRRTEGGGGRTRVLREGAVFEQAGIGFSDVAGTRLPPSASAHRPELAGASWRACGVSLVFHPRNPYLPTTHANVRYFQAERDGQAVAAWFGGGFDLTPFYPFDEDVRHWHTVARELCAPFGADRYGEHKRWCDEYFFLKHRNETRGVGGLFFDDLQGDFERDFAYLRAVGDGFLDAYLPIVGRRKDTPHGEREREFQLYRRGRYVEFNLVYDRGTLFGLQSGGRSESILMSLPPRVRWEYGYQPESGSDEARLAEYLIPREWV comes from the coding sequence ATGAACGATTTCGACCGCGTACGCGACTATCTCACCGGCCTGCAGGACCGCATCTGCAGCGCCATCGAACAGGCCGACGGGCAAGCCCGTTTCGCCGAGGACAACTGGCGCCGCACCGAAGGCGGCGGCGGCCGCACCCGCGTGCTGCGCGAAGGTGCGGTGTTCGAGCAGGCCGGCATCGGCTTCTCCGACGTCGCCGGCACGCGCCTGCCACCTTCCGCCTCGGCCCACCGCCCGGAACTGGCCGGCGCTTCGTGGCGCGCCTGCGGCGTGTCGCTGGTGTTTCACCCGCGCAACCCCTACCTGCCGACCACCCACGCCAACGTGCGCTACTTCCAGGCCGAGCGCGACGGCCAGGCGGTGGCGGCATGGTTCGGCGGCGGCTTCGACCTGACCCCGTTCTATCCGTTCGACGAGGACGTGCGCCACTGGCACACGGTGGCACGCGAGCTGTGCGCACCGTTCGGCGCCGACCGCTACGGCGAGCACAAGCGCTGGTGCGACGAATACTTCTTCCTCAAGCATCGCAACGAGACGCGTGGCGTCGGCGGCCTGTTCTTCGACGACCTGCAGGGCGACTTCGAGCGCGACTTCGCCTACCTGCGCGCGGTCGGCGACGGCTTCCTCGACGCCTACCTGCCGATCGTCGGGCGTCGCAAGGACACGCCGCATGGCGAGCGCGAGCGCGAGTTCCAGCTGTACCGGCGCGGCCGCTACGTCGAGTTCAACCTGGTCTACGACCGCGGCACCCTGTTCGGGCTGCAGAGCGGCGGCCGCAGCGAAAGCATCCTGATGAGCTTGCCGCCGCGCGTGCGCTGGGAATACGGCTACCAGCCGGAAAGCGGCAGCGACGAGGCGCGGCTGGCCGAGTACCTGATCCCGCGCGAATGGGTGTGA